The Caldisericaceae bacterium DNA segment TTCCTTATAATCTCAACATTGGAAATTGCTACATTGAAGCCAAGGGATTTAAATTCTTTTCTAATTGCAAAATCTTCAAGAGCAAATGGAGAGTAATCTTTTTTAGAAGAAAACCATTTACTTCTCCAATCTTTTGTAATACCAACTCTAAAACCGTAGGGATGTGTTTTCTGACCCACTTTAAGCCTCCTCTTTCTCCTTAACTACAACCTTTATCTGACTCATATGTCTCCAAATAATATCTGCTCTACCAAAACCACGCGGAAGCACTCTTTTTAAGGGTGTTTCCTTATCAACAAATACGGCGGAAACATACATAGAATCTTCACTCATCTTAAAATTATTCACACCATTTGCAACAGCAGAGTTAAGGGCTTTTTCTATTAAACGAGCACTCTTATTGGGAAGAGCTTTTAGCATTGCTCTTGCTTCGGCAATAGATTTTCCTTTTATAAGGTTAGCAACAAGTCGTGCCTTGCTTGAAGCAACTCTTAGATTTTTTTCAATAGCATAAGCTTCCATTCAACGACCTCCTTATGTCTTCGTAATCACACGAGCAGTTGGTGCCCTATGACCATGGAAATTACGAGTAGGTGCAAATTCACCGAGTTTATGCCCAACCATATCTTTTACAATATAAACAGGAATATGAGTTTTACCGTTATGAACCGCTATAGTATGACCAACCATTTCTTCTGTAATAGTTGATCTTCTGCACCAAACTTTTATTACTTTCTTTTCACCTTTTTCATTCAAATTTCTAATTTTTTCAAGTAATTTTGGGTCTACCCACTTACCAGTTCTACCCATATTATTTCCTCCTCTTAATTATGAACTTGTTTGAAGGATTCTTTTTCTTTCTTGTTTTATATCCAAGGGTTGGCTTACCCCAAGGTGTGAGTGGTCCATGATGACCAATAGGCGCTTTACCTTCACCACCACCATGAGGATGGTCAACAGGGTTCATTGCAGAACCTCTCACGGTAGGACGAATACCGAGATGTCTTTTATAACCTGCTTTTCCTAAGTTAACATTTTCATGGTCGAGGTTTCCTACCTGCCCAATTGTTGCCTTGCACTCAAGACTAATTCTTCTAATCTCATTGGAAGGCATTCTAATTTGAGCATACTTCTCTTCTTTTGCAATAATCTGCGCAAGGGAACCTGCAGAACGGGCAATTTGACCACCTTTTCCTGGAACAAGTTCAATGTTATGAATAAACGTTCCAACAGGCATATTTTTTAATGGTAAAGCATTGCCAACTTTAATTTCGGCATTTTCTCCTGACATTACAGTATCAGAAACCTTTAATCCAAGTGGAGCAATGATATACCTTTTTTCACCATCTGCATAATGGAGTAATGCAATATAGGCAGAACGGTTTGGATCGTATTCAATTGCCACTACTTTTGCGGGAATTCCATCTTTATCTCTTTTGAAATCTATAATTCTAAAGATATGTTTATTACCACCACCTCTGTGTCTTACGGTAATCTTTCCTGTATTATTCCTGCCGCCTTCTTTCCGTAAACCCTCTGTAAGAGACTTTTCAGGCTCTTTTTTTGTTATAGTTTCTTTATGGCTCACGACCATTTTTCCGCGAA contains these protein-coding regions:
- the rpsS gene encoding 30S ribosomal protein S19 — encoded protein: MGRTGKWVDPKLLEKIRNLNEKGEKKVIKVWCRRSTITEEMVGHTIAVHNGKTHIPVYIVKDMVGHKLGEFAPTRNFHGHRAPTARVITKT
- the rplB gene encoding 50S ribosomal protein L2, which produces MSLKVYKPVTPGLRGKMVVSHKETITKKEPEKSLTEGLRKEGGRNNTGKITVRHRGGGNKHIFRIIDFKRDKDGIPAKVVAIEYDPNRSAYIALLHYADGEKRYIIAPLGLKVSDTVMSGENAEIKVGNALPLKNMPVGTFIHNIELVPGKGGQIARSAGSLAQIIAKEEKYAQIRMPSNEIRRISLECKATIGQVGNLDHENVNLGKAGYKRHLGIRPTVRGSAMNPVDHPHGGGEGKAPIGHHGPLTPWGKPTLGYKTRKKKNPSNKFIIKRRK
- the rplV gene encoding 50S ribosomal protein L22 codes for the protein MEAYAIEKNLRVASSKARLVANLIKGKSIAEARAMLKALPNKSARLIEKALNSAVANGVNNFKMSEDSMYVSAVFVDKETPLKRVLPRGFGRADIIWRHMSQIKVVVKEKEEA